TAAAAGGTATTTACAAAAGTGGAAAGAGATTAAATACAATACCACATTCATGTCCCCAAAAGCGCTTTCACTACAgagaatgtttaaaaatacagagcatTTTTgaagtatatatttatatatgtatatatatatatatatattgaagACTAgattgtgctttaaaaaaatcattacttcTGAATTTGACTAACGTGAAAACTGAGTGCTGGGAAAAATACTGATTAAAAATACCCAATTTTATATATACTGCTTTTCACATAACATTTTGCTATACATGGGATGcaagtaaatataaaaataccatttttcaaGCAGCAGGGTGATCGAAATAAAGAGTACTAATATAGGAGGGCTGATTTTACGAAAGTAAGATAAATGATTAAAGTGAGACAGGGAGAAACTATGATCCAAATTAACTTTTATATAATACTTTCAAAGAAATCTTTATCATAAACAACTCTTAATATATAAATGTTCAGTATTTTTAACTTTAACGTTAAATATGGATTACACAAAATACAATCTATGCAAACTGACCCATGCACATTGTCCTAAGAAGGCGATGGAGCCGCTGACACGAGCAAGGTTTGCAAACTTTGGTCCTCAGGTCTCACATTTGGCAAAACACATCAAGACCTGACAAGCTTTACTAGTCAATTCCCAATTGCTAGGTTGGTGTTTTAGCCCAGTCCTCTGTGCACAACAGTAGGGAGAACTGAGTCTACAGGGAAGACTCTGTAATACTATGGAAAATGAgctgaaaaaaggaatttacTGTCATTCACATTTTCAGCTTGACAAAATGGACTATTTGCTGCCATAGTCCCTATGTGATCACAGGAACGATTTTAAGTTGTGATAATCAGTTATTTAACAACTTTAAACCATCTACTTGTTAATAAATGGGGTGCAGGGGGATTTACAGGtgacataaaaaattaaaatgcattccAACCGTGCCAAGTGCATATGAACTTCAACCGTGTTGAACCAAAGTGATCACTAGGAGTCAAGGCCTTTAacatggatttaaaaataacccCCATGGAAATGCCACACACAGACCCAAAGAGGTTTAGGCAAGTAACACACACATTCCAAGAAGAACATTAAACTTTagcataaagagaaaaataaattcgCCCCACAGTTACATTCAGTGAAGCATCACATCCAGAAGCTTTGCCCAGTGGAAGAAcaagctgtgctcagctgccccagcctgtcccactggagctggcactggcaggcacacctggggaacctcctcctcctcctggttCCCTTGCTTTGTAGCCAGGCCCCATCCCAGACCAATTTTTGTTGCGCTTTTTGATGCAGCTGTTCGTTTGGACCCTATGGAACATGGaatgctccagctgtgctccaccCTACCCCTGGTGCTCTCAGAACTGTGCTCATCACTAGGGGTAggtgcttcccttccctcctcacaTCTGTGTCCTTGGATGCTGCTGTTTCCAGGTGAAATCACCTTCCAGGCTTCCTTCCCTGAGGTTCCCTTGGTTTCAGTaaaccagcacagccagtgATGCCCTACCAAGtaagaaacacagaaatcctgcaaaataaaattgctcCAAAGCTCCACTGCTTTGAAGGAGAACCGTTTCCTACACCCTCCTCCTAAAGGTAACTGCTTTTCCCAAAACCTAATGAGGACATAGACTTCAAGCAAAAAGCTCCTATAAAACTAttgtaattttagaaaaaaatccagatctTCCTGAAGATAATTTATTGCCGCTGATTGGTCCTGAGAAAGCTTTAAGCAACAATAACTTTGCATGTGTTTTaactgctgccttttctgagAAGGTACGTGGGTCCTGAGACTAAAAACCATGTTTTACTCTATGCACTTAAGCTTGGAAAACGCTTCACTGTGCTGATCAAATATGAATTACAATTTGTCACGCTACATCTTCCTTCTGTGCCAATTTATTAAAGCAGATTTCCTTCCAGACACTAACAAATTAAAGTTCTCGGGATGAAATGCAATGGTGAAATGCCACACGTGTGCTTCCTCACATTGGACTGGCATTTAAGGACCTCAGATCTTCCTTCTCCCTCATTCCCCACCTCCTGTTAAAAGCTATGGTGTGAATTTTTTGGCCTGGATACCAGAAAATTCCTCATCTGATACTCTATGAAAGGCAACTTCAAGGCAATGAAATAAGccaaccaaaacacaaaaacattcacaactctgaagaaaaaatatggaCCCACAGCAGTTACTTCTCAATGGAAGTGCTTGGTagcttgagattttttttttctttttaactgttaAAGTGTCAAATTTGCATATGTTTAACTCAATTTCAATATCTGAAAGACTACTCAATTTGCTTTTATAAAAACATtacaaaagatgtttttaaatgctTGTAAAAGTAAGCGTTTTATCTACTGAGAAAATTCTAGTACTGGATAAAACTCTGAATATACAGCTgaattttgtaaatgttttttctttctcctagaAGTCTAACAGCTGAGTGTTTAACCTAGATAAATTAGTCTCAGACACGATGAAAAGTTATAACTTTGCACACTTTTTACCATGTgatgttttgttgctttgtaaCTTCGGATGAGACAGTGCTTAGGATTTTTCCAGAGCTGGTGTACAGTGGTCAGCGGGGGCCGGCTCATTGCTCGCTGCCCCTATCCAGGTTCTCAATCACCCTGGAAAGACGGATGTTCAGCAGTCTGATCTGACTATCCAGGTGGTCCAtcttctcctccaggctgctgttgctgttcctCCTCCAGTAAAAGCCAACTGGGCCCGTCATGAAGTAGACGGCCACGAcgaagcagaggggcagcacgGCGTGCTCCGGGTCGCCCTCGTACTTCTGCAGGATGTACACACAGGACAGGGTGAACAGGGCCACCCTGGCGATCCAGAAGAAGCGGCCAAACAGCATGTGCAGGAGATAGAAGAAGAATCCAAGGAAGAGAGATAAAAACCAATAGGCCAGTAAAATGGCACCGATCAGCAGGAGGGCGCGGGTCGGGTTGTTGGCAATGGCTGCTGGGCTGAAATAATGAGTCAGGTTGGAGgctgaaaaacaaagggaaatgtACAGGATGTTAATGAGAGTGGGCTAAAGGTGCACGGGGCAAAAGCATAGGCACAGCTTCAAAAGGCCAAGCCCCCACAGCAATGGGGCAAAAACATGAGAACAGTTCCACCCCCACAGCAATAGGGCAAAAACATGAGAACAGTTCCACCCCCACAGCAATGGGGCAAAAACACGAGCACAGCTCCAAAAGGGTCAAATCCCCACAGCAGTGGGGTCACAGCACTGCTTTCTAAAGTAAAGGATAAAACTGGTTCACCTATTTCTGGATGAACCTTCTTCAAATCACTGGCTCGGCTCCAAGAATTCAACTGAATTCATTCCAGGAAAGGTGCTAAAGGCTCTTTAAAGACAAACCACTCTAGAGCCTGAGGTCAAAACTCATACTGGGGCTACAGATCCTGCTTTGTAAAAGCGACATTCTAAAGGCTCACAGCTGCATCTTTCCTTTCTCTAGTTCTCATTGATTTCCCTGCACTGTTCCTGGCTGTGTGGATCATTTAATGATGACAGCAAGGAACCAACTGTGCCTGGTAATTCATTCTACACACATCCTATAGATACACATACAGAAATGGAATGGTGGGGTTCAGTCTTCTTGTTTGAAAATACTAATAGGGAAATCAAAGCCATGTGAAGCAGAGAGACACACCATTGATGGATGTTTAAGCAGCATGATAAAATGTAACTGTTTTCCCATTTGCTTGTAAACACTGATACAGGCTGAGACAGTACAAGGATGAGCAGGCATCACACTTACCATCAATTCCAAGAACATCTAACAAATCAGTCCATATTCTCCAGAATGTGTCCATTAATACATCCACCCCATTCACAAACCTCTCTGTCAACCTCgagaaaaactgagaaataaaattgaaaattaaaaaaatcctcaattCCTAAAGAAACACTTTGAGACTTATTCGTCATGAGTAGAATTATAATTCATTAAGCAAGAATTGCAGATTATTTTGTAGTCCCCATGGGAAAAATtgtaaatctgaattttcttttttaactctgTGAATCATGAATTTATGCGTTGCAATTATCTTTATTGTAGGTATTTTGGCATGTAAACGTATACGTTGGCAGgatttaaaaatgcactttattgGCTTTACTATCGTTTTGAAGATTAGAGAAAACACTATTACCAACAACTGGCAAAGCAATCCAAAGAATTCCTTTTATCAAGCAACTGAGAGATGTCCCCAGCATCACACGCAAATGTCTCAGGTGTACCGAGAGGTCAATGCAACAGAATTTCTTGCAGCCTGAggacagcaggcacagaggaaTGCACGCCCGCTTCCCTGCCAGTTCCGCTGGCCCCACGAGCACAGGATGCTccgctgctgcagccagagcgGATTTCAGCCCAGCGCTCCTCACCCAGCGGCTCGGCCGCCTCCCCACCTCACACCACCTTTATTTAAGCCTTTAGCTGCTATTTCCCCCGGTTTCCTGCAAGCCCGGCCTCCGTTcttctccccacagcagccGCGCACCGGGACGAGGCCACGGCCGGTCCCGCACCGAGCCGGGCGATGGGGACGCGGGGCTGCGGCCGCAGAGCCACCCGGTCACCGCCGGAGCAGCGAAGCGAACGGGAGGGAGAAGAAGCGAAGGAGACGGAGGGGAGAGGGGGGGCGGCGAGCAGCACCTCACCTTCTGCAGGGCCCGCACGTTGTCCTCGCCGAAGAGGCCGCTGACGCCCTGGTAGAGGCCGCTGGCGGCGCGGCGCAGGCTGTTCTGGCGGTCGGCCCCGCGGCTCCGCGCAGCCCGggcgccgggccccgccgcgccgagcagcagcagcagcagcagcagcagcagcagcggcccCCGGAGCTGCacccgccgcgccgccgccatggccgccccgccgcgccgcgcccgccgctgCAGCGccgcccgccggccccgcgccgcAACTGCGGCCGCACGGGCGGGGCTCCCGCGGCGGGAGGAAATCACGGGGAAAGCGGCGGGGATGGGCACGGAGCGGCCGGAGAGCGGCACGGCGGGGCTGGGGGAAATGCGTGTTTCATGGTCGGCTTTTGGCAAATGTTAAAGTGGATGttatgtgttgtgttagaaagtgatgctgtgttAATTCTCTTAAGCAGCGTGTTAGATGTAGTTTTAGGTGTAACAAAATGgtaaaatagaaactatgctatgtaggatactttttttttttctaaagaaaggactcgcactgagatagcagccacaggacacctaaatctttcagggaaagagaatttattgctccattatcaggagaaacgaacttcttcctgcATCCTCAGCCCTgaaggattcagaggaagaagctgacactgcccagacagaatcctgtgtttgaatggaattgatgcatcaTGTACGAGatctatgaatatgcaacaggttGTTGTtgttaagggttaatcctctgttaacgtgggtcctttttgtgcttattttgcccagaaaaaggtacccaggctgtctgtaactctttgtttctattgtctcatattgtccagattcaaattgtccaaattattataactctaattgtattactatttttataaccattttattactattaaacttttaaaattttaaaaacaaatgattGGTGTTTTTTACAGGGTCCGACCCCACTGCTCTGCCACAGACAGGGGTCCAGACCGCTGTGTCTGGTGCTGCAGGGTTGGCTTTTATAATTtgcaggttctgtgctgcttcagggTGTAGGTGTGAGATAAAGCAATTCCATCTCTAGCTGaggaccaaggacaaatgatccaaatctcaggcctAAGAGCACAAAGAATGTGGTCTCAAGAGGGAAGAACAAGCAGCATGAGACTTCATCCTCTagagctgtaattggacaacTCCAAagtgcaaatggagcagaacttacAAAACTGTGAGACCCCCGACCAGCTGTCTTTTTTGTGATCAtttttgggtgcagccctggctgggctcgTGTGCTTCtcaaggtggatccatggaggccttCTAATAAATCCCTGTTTTATTCTGTAActctgtctggcctctgttctaggtcagcctcCACAGGGCATGGTGCCCAGCTCGGGGCTGCTGAGTGCAGGAGAGATAAggacctgctggacagagtccagcagaggccacaaagatgatttggggtttggagcaTCTCTTATGAGGAGAGACTGCAGGACCTGATTTTATACTCCATGCTCTTGGTGTTTGAACCATGTGGCTCAGCCTAGGACTGGAAGCTGAGCAGACATTTAGAATATAGACATCTCTGCCATGGcctttttctcagttttagTCTGGCCAAAGCACTTATTTTCACATTTAGCAGAACGGCCTGGACATTTCagcattgttttctgtttggcCCTGGAAGGCTTGGGCCCACATCCAGGAAGGTACTTAGGATTCGATTTCAGCAGGATATAGATGCTTGACATAGTtataaattttgctttcatttaagATTTGCTGGTCTGTTGATACCTGTGTACAGTCTGAAGCCTCATGCTCTTCCAGAACAGGCTGGTAACTGATGATATTTTGGAGGTCCTTAGGAGGTTCCTGTCAATTTCCACATTGTGCTTATCCTCTGAGCCCACACCAAATGTCAACTTCTGGGGCATTTCTTGCAATTTACACCATTCAAAAAAGCCTTGATGATAACTAGCTGTCATTAGGATTGCTTTCAGTGCCTGGtatatttctttgctttgcttccagTTGCCATGGTCTTCCCTTGTGCTGTTTGTGGTTCAATGGGTCTTGTTTGTGCAAATTTTGGAATGTTCCTATTTCTCTGTGTGAATTTCCGTGGAGGAATCCCCTCAAAAATCCCTTCTGTTGTGTCTTCCCATCTGTTCTTCAAGGAGTTCCAGAGGCCTGTGGTAGTGGCTGTCCTTTGCACGAGGTCAGGACAATTTGGGAAACTTTCCTGGTGTTTCATTGATATCCTGGCCTGTCTCAGCGAGCCTATTTCAGGTGAGTTCTTATGAAAGTATGTGGTATTTCACCCTCCtcctttaaataaatgaaactgcTCAAAGAATTCATTGCATCATGGCATGAAACGCAGATCTCAGcccctctcagcttctcagtgaggagagctgggagctctctgGAAAGGTGCTCTGGTCAGGGTCTCACTGTACACAGAAAGCATGAGTGTGCTTCTCTATTTCCTCACCTGCACCAAAAACTCTGTAAGGTGTCTTACTCACAGGGGTTTAACAACAATTTGAGTGGTGTTTAGAAAAAAATGGGGGCTTCTAGGGGGTCTGAGTTTTAGCAGATTGCAGGGTTCTCCCTTTGAAAATCATTATTATGCTCAAAAAAGTGGCATGGCCTTAAAGAAAGCCAGCTGATGTTACAGTTCTTAACCTCCCTGACCCTTATGTTTCTGTCTTTGCTTCATCTCACAGCCTCAAGCTGTCATAGCTGATCTCTTTATGACCATTTGTCTTTTTAGAccttttttccttaatgttCTCCCCATGAGGTCTTTCTTGCAATGTGtcaatgtttattttcttctttttccttttccttttatttctttttccctttctccaaaCACCTTTGATTTTGATTCTGGTTACTTGTACTCCTGACACCATATAGAGGTTGCAGAGATCATGGACATCAAATGAGCCAGGAATTTCTTATTCTTATCCAGACTCATTAACCAGCTGGCTGATGCTCTAAAtataggattaaaaaaaaaaaaaaatccaaaatcttTAGATATCATAATCCAATTGGTTCAAGGGATCATGGTCAGGCCTTGGCGTATTGCAGAGATTGCCCTGAGGTATTATTACAAAACTTTTATCTCATAGATCCTGGCATTTCATCAATTTAGTCTTGCAGGTGACTCCAGGTTACCTCAGAGCCCTCAGTGGGGCAGTGCCATCAGCAGCGTTATTCTTTAGAATGGCCCCTAATCTAATCTAGGGCAGAAAACACGATTTCATTTCTACCCTGTTATTACTCTCAGCAGGCATAAGGCCAGGCTTAAAAAGATTTGGGAATGGGCAATTCCAGCTAATCTTATTCAGGCTATTTTCCTCCTCCTAATCTAGTCTCCAAACGAATTGCAATAGTCACTGCAGTCCTGTTAATGCCCATTTTCTCATTAAAGgtttgtttaattttccttcttttacttCTGATTTTTCCAAAGTCACTTttgaaagagggaaaaactgGTTTGGATAAGGGAAAACTGGAATGAAGGCAGGGAACATGGAAGCATAACCCCCTCTTAAGTAAGGATACAATGGTAAAACTTTTGCTAATAAGGGAGAAAGTGCTCTCAGGCTTTTCCAAAAGCCCAGTTTTATCAGCAAATCCATCATTCCCCTTCCTCGCTGAGCTGTAACCGGGTCAGTCCTTTCTAAATTACACCTTTTTCAGTTCAGCAAGAGGATTTTTGGGTCCCTTCTCAGGTGATTTAgctgctcattttctttttaggagTTCATGTTGCTTTGGGTGGGAGAAAGCGGtagttttgctgctgcttttaggAGGAAACATTTGGCAGAAAGGGTATTTTAGATTAGAGTGGCTGCTCGGGAGGGTGGGGGAATGAGCGGCCCTGGAGGAAGTTCAGGAAAGGTTGCATGATGCGCTCACTGCCGTGGTCTGGTTGACAGGGTGGTGTTGAGTCATAGGCTGGAATCGATGACCTCAGGCGTCTTTGCCAGCCGAATcgatttttttaatgctaaaatgGGCAATTTCGGCACCGCCACGGCGCTGAGGGGACCCGGGGGacccccgcccctcccgccgAGCGCCATGAGAGCGCTTCTCTGATTGGGCACACCTCCCCCTGATCCGGCCGCTCATTGGTCGGCAGGGAGAGAGGCTTGAGAAACCTCTGCGCTGATTGGTCTCTGCTGGCGTCGGCTCTTCCCCTGTCGGGCCAGCCGCGAGGAGAGCGCGCTCTGGGCTGATGTGGGGCCAGGCGCGCCGCAGCCAATCAGGGGCGGCGGCGTGCGGGCCGCCGTGCGCCGCGCGGGATCCGTCCGCAGCGCGGGCCCGCCCCTCCCTGaggggcgcggcggcggcggcggcgggtgGGGCGCGGAGTCACGGCATGGCTGGGTGGGAAACGCTGCTGACAGCATCGAGGCCCGTCTGCCACCCAAACACCGCCTTGTCATCCAAACCAGAGCCCTCAGTGCCGTGTCAGACGTGTCCTTTAGCACcgtgattccaccacctccctgggaagtaCTGCCCAGTATCTAAGTATTCTTGgtgggaagaaattcttaatgtccaacctaaacctctctCTTGGTGCAGTTTAAGGCTCTGTGCTATCatttgttccctgggagcagagcccaatcccccagctgtcccctcctggcaggaggtgTGTAGAGCCACAAGGGCcgccctgagcctccttttctctaggCTGAgcccttttccagctccctcagcctctcctggggctccagacctTTCCCCGGCTCTGTTCCCTTCCAGGCCCTCCATGTCCTCCCTGAGCGGAGAGGCCCAGCCTGGGCGCAGGACTCGTGTGTGGCCTCACCAGAGACAGGGGTCAGTGCCCCACGCTCCTGAGGTGGGATCCCCTCagtaaaaatgacaaattaCAGCTCTGTTTCCAGTGCCGGCAGGGAGCACCGCAGCCATAGAGAGCATCCAGCAGCTGTTTGCTGAGGTGTCACTCTCCACCTGTCCCACACCCTGCTAAGctcaccccagagcagggcaggctgtttgtttgttgttatAACACTCATCACCAGGGTGAATGGTGCAGAGGGGCTGCCCGGGGGTCTGAGTGAAAACCCCCCTGCCCCTTTTGGGTTGTGAAGTGTTTATGACACTAACAGAGCATTAACCTGTGTGGGTGCATCTACTGCTACACGGCATGCAGGCGACCAGTATTAAGTTATCTCTTCCATGGATTGCAGGAAGATTCTCCAGGCAGTTTCCCCATCACGGGCTGCAGATCCCCAGGCCATTGAACCCTCTGAGACCTGGACACTGCAGCTCCCATCCTGCCTTCTCCCTTATCTCTGTGCTTGGCAGG
This Serinus canaria isolate serCan28SL12 chromosome 15, serCan2020, whole genome shotgun sequence DNA region includes the following protein-coding sequences:
- the BRI3BP gene encoding BRI3-binding protein; this translates as MAAARRVQLRGPLLLLLLLLLLLGAAGPGARAARSRGADRQNSLRRAASGLYQGVSGLFGEDNVRALQKFFSRLTERFVNGVDVLMDTFWRIWTDLLDVLGIDASNLTHYFSPAAIANNPTRALLLIGAILLAYWFLSLFLGFFFYLLHMLFGRFFWIARVALFTLSCVYILQKYEGDPEHAVLPLCFVVAVYFMTGPVGFYWRRNSNSSLEEKMDHLDSQIRLLNIRLSRVIENLDRGSEQ